One region of Fragaria vesca subsp. vesca linkage group LG4, FraVesHawaii_1.0, whole genome shotgun sequence genomic DNA includes:
- the LOC101292694 gene encoding uncharacterized protein LOC101292694 — protein MVKTVSLFGFPTVESPEAVTKFLEEYTGEGTVRCVNVLPPKRRGSRSSAIVQFTTAECAEIILPLADDRRLWYGESYLKAREWKGHIAPRSTAMATISEIPPETNNPPTNPPTTNAPVNTTTQTVINTTTANFLTIKLDPNNYSLWLAQITPLLESKNLMGFVNGTKLCPPAFLRSASGELTDAINPAYEEWMATDQMILGWINESLTPSVLSTVSRSISSHTTWASLSRRYASPNHNRILQLCSTLLRTTRGDLSISDYLDKINQVADTLALSGHPVADEDLISIIMNNVGPLYEHTISSAQARDTPITYDGLEALLLAAESRLRNHNIITLESAPTALVTNHSSTGGSRGCGSFNSSPRGRGNYSPRGSFSGPSSYSRGSNFPTHRFSAMAAAATSPQSSSSAWLLDTGSNTHITNDPNALTNARSYNGTDTVSGVVSGPGLQISNDIEQMAIEIEEQIDRNKSKPGLLKIWRSVSD, from the coding sequence ATGGTCAAGACAGTGTCCTTGTTTGGATTTCCCACTGTGGAGTCTCCAGAAGCAGTGACAAAATTTCTAGAGGAGTATACTGGAGAAGGAACTGTTCGGTGTGTGAATGTTCTTCCTCCAAAACGTAGAGGATCAAGATCATCTGCCATAGTTCAATTCACAACTGCAGAATGTGCTGAAATAATACTTCCATTAGCCGATGATCGAAGACTCTGGTATGGAGAGTCTTATCTGAAAGCTCGAGAATGGAAGGGTCACATAGCACCAAGATCAACAGCCATGGCCACCATCTCAGAGATCCCTCCCGAGACCAACAACCCTCCTACCAACCCCCCTACCACCAATGCTCCTGTCAACACCACTACCCAAACAGTTATCAATACCACAACTGCCAATTTTCTCACAATCAAGCTGGACCCCAACAATTATTCCTTGTGGCTTGCCCAAATCACTCCACTCCTCGAAAGTAAAAACCTTATGGGTTTTGTCAATGGCACCAAACTTTGTCCTCCGGCGTTTCTGCGCTCTGCATCTGGAGAACTCACAGATGCTATTAATCCGGCTTATGAAGAATGGATGGCCACCGATCAAATGATTCTCGGCTGGATCAATGAATCCTTAACCCCCTCAGTGTTGTCCACAGTCTCCCGCTCCATCTCATCTCACACAACATGGGCCTCTCTCTCTCGCCGATATGCTTCACCAAATCATAATCGGATTCTTCAGCTATGCAGCACACTCCTTCGCACAACACGAGGAGATTTGTCCATCTCTGACTACTTAGACAAGATCAACCAAGTGGCTGATACACTTGCACTCTCTGGCCATCCTGTTGCTGATGAAGATCTCATATCCATTATTATGAACAACGTCGGACCCCTGTATGAACACACTATTAGTTCTGCCCAAGCTCGCGACACACCGATTACCTATGATGGTTTGGAGGCCCTTCTCTTGGCTGCTGAGAGCAGGTTGCGCAACCACAACATCATAACCCTTGAATCTGCTCCTACAGCTTTGGTCACAAACCACTCCTCCACCGGCGGTTCCCGTGGTTGTGGTTCATTCAATAGCTCTCCAAGAGGCCGTGGCAATTATTCTCCACGGGGGTCTTTCTCTGGACCCTCTTCCTACAGCCGGGGTTCCAACTTTCCAACTCATCGCTTCTCTGCCATGGCTGCCGCTGCTACATCACCCCAATCCTCCTCCTCGGCCTGGCTCCTTGACACGGGTTCTAATACCCATATTACCAATGATCCCAATGCTCTCACTAATGCTCGTTCATACAACGGCACAGACACTGTCAGTGGTGTTGTTTCTGGCCCAGGTTTGCAGATCTCCAATGATATAGAACAGATGGCAATAGAGATTGAAGAGCAGATCGATCGAAACAAGTCCAAACCTGGTTTACTCAAGATTTGGCGTTCGGTGTCCGATTGA
- the LOC101292991 gene encoding aspartate-semialdehyde dehydrogenase-like, producing the protein MAAAFAKTSMFGAAVRIPSPTTTATNSRSPFRVRMALQDSGPSIAVVGVTGAVGQEFLSVLHDRDFPYRSIKMLASKRSAGQSLSFEGRSYTVEELTADSFDGVDIALFSAGGSISKEFGPLAVGKGTVVVDNSSAFRMEEGVPLVVPEVNPEAMEGIKAGKGKGALIANPNCSTIICLMAATPLHRHAKVKRMVVSTYQAASGAGAAAMRELEQQTHEVLAGKPVTCEIFNRQYAFNLFSHNSAVLPNGYNEEEMKLVKETRKIWNDKDVKVTATCIRVPVMRAHAESVNLEFENPLDEDTARDILKKAPGVVVIDDRAANNFPTPLEVSNKDDVAVGRIRRDVSQEGNYGLDIFVCGDQIRKGAALNAVQIAELLL; encoded by the exons ATGGCCGCCGCTTTCGCCAAAACCTCCATGTTCGGCGCCGCCGTCCGCATTCCCTCTCCCACCACCACCGCCACCAACTCCCGTTCCCCATTCCGCGTCCGGATGGCCCTCCAAGACTCCGGCCCCTCCATCGCCGTCGTTGGCGTCACCGGCGCCGTCGGCCAGGAATTCCTCTCCGTCCTCCACGACCGTGACTTCCCCTACCGCTCCATCAAAATGCTCGCCTCCAAGCGCTCCGCCGGCCAAAGCCTCTCCTTCGAAGGCCGCAGCTACACCGTCGAGGAGCTCACCGCCGACAGCTTCGACGGCGTCGACATTGCCCTGTTCAGCGCTGGTGGGTCCATCAGCAAAGAGTTCGGGCCTTTGGCGGTGGGGAAGGGGACGGTGGTGGTGGATAACAGCTCGGCGTTTCGGATGGAGGAGGGGGTCCCACTGGTGGTGCCGGAAGTGAACCCGGAGGCGATGGAGGGGATTAAGGCCGGAAAAGGGAAGGGGGCGCTTATTGCTAATCCGAATTGCTCCACTATTATTTGCTTGATGGCTGCTACTCCTCTGCATCGTCACGCTAAG GTAAAACGGATGGTGGTTAGTACATATCAGGCTGCTAGTGGAGCTGGTGCTGCTGCTATGAGAGAGCTTGAGCAGCAAACTCATGAG GTTTTGGCAGGGAAGCCAGTAACTTGTGAGATATTTAATCGGCAG TATGCTTTTAATTTGTTTTCCCACAATTCAGCGGTTCTTCCAAATGGATATAATGAAGAGGAAATGAAACTAGTCAAGGAGACACGAAAAATATGG AATGACAAGGATGTCAAGGTAACTGCCACATGCATACGAGTTCCTGTAATGCGGGCACATGCTGAGAGTGTAAATCTTGAATTTGAGAATCCCCTTGATGAG GACACTGCAAGGGATATTCTGAAGAAGGCTCCTGGTGTGGTGGTTATAGATGACCGTGCAGCTAATAACTTCCCTACACCTCTGGAGGTGTCAAACAAAGATGATGTTGCCGTTGGCAGAATCCGCCGTGATGTGTCCCAAGAGGGCAACTATGG GTTGGACATCTTTGTCTGTGGTGATCAAATACGCAAGGGAGCTGCACTCAATGCTGTTCAGATTGCTGAGCTGTTGCTATGA
- the LOC101293291 gene encoding CRAL-TRIO domain-containing protein YKL091C-like, with protein MEESQETALTQMRTSVQKLGSSTEKFGDPTLMRFLIARSMDPEKAAKMFVQWRKWRASFVPNGFISDSEVKDQLEDRKIYLQDLCNGCPVMIIKASKHYPAKDQLQFKKFVVHLLDKVIASSFRGREIGNEKLIGILDLQQISYKNVDARGLITGFQFLQAYYPERLGKLFILNMPGFFVSVWRMVSRFLEKATAEKVVIVSNENEKREFIREIGEEVLPEEYGGRAKLVAIQDVELTPVED; from the exons ATGGAGGAAAGCCAAGAAACTGCACTGACCCAGATGAGAACATCAGTTCAGAAGCTTGGGTCTTCCACTGAG AAGTTTGGAGACCCAACACTGATGAGGTTCTTGATTGCAAGATCAATGGACCCGGAGAAGGCAGCAAAGATGTTTGTGCAGTGGCGGAAATGGAGGGCTTCGTTTGTTCCCAATGGGTTCATTTCGGATTCTGAAGTTAAGGATCAATTGGAAGACAGAAAGATTTACTTGCAGGATTTGTGTAATGGATGTCCTGTGATGATTATTAAGGCAAGCAAGCATTATCCTGCCAAGGACCAACTCCAATTCAAGA AATTTGTGGTTCATCTGCTTGACAAAGTTATTGCAAG CTCTTTCAGAGGAAGAGAAATCGGGAACGAAAAGTTGATTGGCATTCTTGATTTGCAACAAATTTCCTATAAAAATGTTGATGCACGTGGATTAATAACTGGATTTCAATTTCTACAG GCTTACTACCCTGAAAGGTTAGGAAAGCTCTTCATTCTAAACATGCCAGGCTTTTTTGTAAGTGTCTGGAGGATGGTTTCTCGCTTTCTTGAGAAGGCAACTGCAGAAAAG GTTGTAATAGTGAGCAATGAGAATGAAAAGAGAGAGTTCATAAGGGAAATAGGCGAGGAAGTCTTGCCGGAAGAGTATGGTGGTCGAGCAAAGCTTGTAGCTATTCAAGATGTTGAACTGACCCCGGTAGAGGATTGA
- the LOC101303220 gene encoding RNA-dependent RNA polymerase 1-like, with amino-acid sequence MAKTVSLYGFPTVESPEAVTKFLEEYTGEGTVLSVNVLPPKDGASRLSAIVQFTTTECAEKILASADDQSLWYGESYLKAREWKTSTVLEELVTLHFGCKISEEKFSVLWTKSDVSVTFGMELKNVHLTFSNDGVEYKLELPYDTICRIELHCPCDQFRKFLLIQLRGAPRIYKKDVTVKNQWVREVDFTPSCCIGQSSSLCLELPFECSLPDLHKSCVQYIENEGQFGLKKGNSFSGSSALGPILAPPLGINLPYKILFKINSLVQYGCIPGQALDVNFYNLVDPTSIRIEYIECALDKLFNSKECCYEPVRWLLKQYNMYKACKRIPQSPAITLDEGFVYVHRVLITPTKVYFCGPEVNLSNRVLRNYPEDIDNFLRVSFVDEDLGKMRSVDLSPRTRCAEEERRTRVYERILSVLRDGIVIGEKKFELLAFSGSQLRQNSAWMFASRKGLTAQGIRDWMGDFSHITNVSKYGARLGQSFSSSWETFSVGSDEIEAIPDVEIKRNGTNYCFSDGIGKISADFAERVARKCGKSSTPSAFQIRYGGYKGVVAVDPTLSKKLALRKSMCKFKSLNTKLDVITWTKYQPCFLNRQLITLLSTLGVRDRVFEKKQNQAMDQLEGILNDPLKAQEALGLMFQGEATNILKEMLNCYKPNAEPFLSLMLQSLCASKLAELRSKTRIFVQKGRSLMGCLDETGTLEYGQVFVQCSHHAIFTGNKTSSAASQGNFTVEGKVVVAKNPCVHPGDVRVLMAVDVPALQHMVDCVVFPQKGKRPHPNECSGSDLDGDDYFVSWDHDLIPPRQTKPMNYTPAPTVELDHDVTIEEVAESFTNYIVNDSLGIISNAHLVTSDTEAQKAMSYKCLKLAKLHSHAVDSPKTGVIVRLPPSLRVKAYPDFLEKTDASTYESKRVIGKLYRQVKDIALGSQHSFKSFTREVARWFYDPDMEVDGFEDYIDDAMRYKSEYDYKLGKLMDYYGIKTEAEILSGNITNVSKFFNKRKDLESINYAVRSLKKEARTWFFEKPSTCDDPSDFGTDISMYAAKASAWYHVTYHHRYWGYYNKGMARDHFLSFPWCVFDILIKIKRYHKSRSHHRRAITWQSTSISVPA; translated from the exons ATGGCCAAGACAGTGTCCTTGTATGGATTTCCCACTGTGGAGTCTCCAGAAGCAGTGACAAAATTTCTGGAGGAGTATACTGGAGAAGGAACTGTTCTCTCTGTGAATGTTCTTCCTCCAAAAGATGGCGCATCAAGATTGTCTGCCATAGTTCAATTCACAACAACAGAATGCGCTGAAAAAATACTTGCATCAGCCGATGATCAAAGCCTGTGGTACGGAGAGTCTTATCTGAAAGCTCGAGAATGGAAGACATCAACAGTCTTGGAAGAACTTGTGACACTTCACTTTGGATGCAAGATATCTGAGGAGAAGTTTTCGGTGCTTTGGACAAAATCAGATGTTTCGGTGACATTTGGGATGGAACTGAAAAATGTGCACTTGACTTTCTCGAACGATGGTGTAGAATACAAGCTGGAGCTCCCATATGATACTATTTGCAGGATTGAGCTGCATTGTCCATGTGATCAATTTAGAAAGTTTCTTCTCATCCAG TTACGTGGTGCCCCTCGGATTTATAAGAAAGATGTAACTGTGAAAAATCAATGGGTTCGAGAAGTTGATTTTACTCCATCATGCTGCATTGGGCAATCCTCTTCTCTATGCTTGGAACTTCCATTTGAGTGTTCCCTTCCTGATCTACACAAGAGTTGTGTGCAGTATATAGAGAATGAGGGACAGTTTGGCCTGAAGAAAGGTAACAGTTTCTCTGGAAGTTCAGCTCTTGGTCCTATTCTGGCTCCACCCCTAGGCATTAACTTGCCATACAAAATCCTGTTCAAGATAAATTCATTGGTTCAGTATGGTTGTATTCCCGGGCAAGCTCTTGATGTCAATTTTTATAACCTAGTAGATCCTACTAGTATAAGAATTGAATATATAGAGTGTGCCCTGGACAAGCTGTTCAACTCCAAGGAGTGCTGCTATGAACCTGTAAGGTGGCTTCTTAAGCAGTACAACATGTACAAGGCATGCAAGCGGATCCCTCAGTCACCAGCTATTACTTTAGATGAAGGCTTTGTCTATGTACACAGAGTTCTTATCACACCAACTAAAGTATACTTCTGTGGTCCAGAGGTAAATCTCTCCAACCGTGTTTTAAGGAATTATCCTGAAGATATTGACAATTTTCTTCGAGTTTCATTCGTTGATGAGGACTTGGGGAAGATGAGGTCTGTAGACTTGAGTCCGCGGACACGTTGTGCAGAAGAGGAAAGAAGAACCAGAGTTTATGAAAGGATACTTTCTGTTCTAAGAGATGGGATAGTGATTGGTGAGAAGAAGTTTGAGCTTCTAGCATTTTCGGGTAGTCAGTTGCGACAGAATTCTGCATGGATGTTTGCTTCCAGAAAGGGACTTACTGCACAAGGGATAAGAGACTGGATGGGAGATTTCAGTCACATAACAAATGTGTCTAAATATGGTGCCAGGCTTGGTCAGTCTTTCAGCTCATCCTGGGAGACTTTTAGTGTTGGATCGGATGAAATTGAAGCAATTCCTGATGTAGAAATTAAAAGAAACGGAACCAATTATTGCTTCTCTGATGGAATTGGGAAGATATCTGCTGATTTTGCTGAAAGAGTGGCAAGAAAATGTGGGAAAAGTTCTACTCCATCCGCCTTTCAAATCCGCTATGGTGGCTACAAAGGTGTTGTGGCAGTTGATCCAACATTGTCAAAGAAGCTGGCATTGAGAAAGAGCATGTGCAAGTTCAAATCACTCAACACAAAGTTAGATGTCATAACATGGACCAAGTACCAGCCATGTTTCCTCAATCGTCAACTGATCACCCTTTTGTCCACCCTTGGAGTTAGGGATCGTGTTTTTGAGAAGAAGCAGAATCAAGCAATGGATCAGTTGGAAGGGATTCTAAATGATCCGCTGAAAGCACAGGAGGCACTGGGATTGATGTTTCAAGGAGAGGCCACCAACATTTTAAAGGAAATGCTGAATTGTTACAAGCCAAATGCAGAGCCGTTTCTCTCATTGATGCTGCAGTCATTATGTGCATCAAAACTTGCAGAACTTCGGAGCAAAACAAGGATTTTTGTTCAAAAAGGAAGATCTCTGATGGGATGTCTAGATGAAACTGGGACATTGGAATATGGTCAGGTATTTGTGCAATGTTCTCACCATGCTATCTTCACTGGCAACAAAACATCCTCAGCCGCAAGCCAAGGCAATTTTACTGTTGAGGGTAAAGTAGTTGTTGCCAAAAACCCTTGTGTACACCCTGGAGATGTGCGTGTTCTTATGGCTGTGGACGTGCCAGCGCTACAGCACATGGTCGATTGTGTTGTGTTCCCACAGAAAGGAAAAAG GCCTCATCCTAATGAATGCTCAGGCAGTGATTTAGATGGAGATGATTACTTTGTTAGCTGGGATCATGATCTGATTCCTCCTCGGCAAACTAAACCGATGAACTATACTCCAGCACCAACTGTGGAATTGGATCATGACGTTACGATTGAG GAAGTCGCGGAGTCTTTTACCAACTACATTGTAAATGACAGCTTGGGCATCATTTCAAATGCACATCTTGTCACTTCAGATACTGAAGCACAGAAGGCTATGAGTTATAAATGTCTTAAGCTCGCCAAGCTCCACTCTCATGCTGTTGACTCTCCTAAAACTGGTGTGATAGTGAGACTGCCACCTAGTCTGCGCGTAAAAGCGTACCCAGATTTCCTGGAAAAGACAGACGCATCCACCTACGAGTCCAAGCGTGTGATTGGGAAGCTTTACCGACAGGTGAAAGATATTGCGCTAGGATCACAACACTCTTTTAAGTCCTTCACCAGGGAAGTAGCTAGGTGGTTTTATGATCCTGACATGGAGGTAGATGGATTCGAAGATTACATCGATGATGCCATGAGATACAAAAGTGAGTATGACTACAAGCTGGGAAAGCTGATGGACTATTATGGTATTAAAACTGAAGCTGAAATACTGAGTGGAAACATCACCAATGTATCAAAGTTCTTCAACAAGAGGAAGGACTTGGAGTCGATTAACTATGCTGTGAGGTCACTGAAGAAGGAAGCAAGGACATGGTTTTTCGAGAAGCCAAGTACTTGTGATGATCCATCAGATTTCGGAACTGACATCAGTATGTATGCAGCTAAAGCATCAGCATGGTACCATGTCACATATCATCATCGTTACTGGGGTTACTACAACAAAGGTATGGCAAGAGACCATTTCCTGAGTTTTCCATGGTGTGTTTTCGACATTCTCATCAAAATCAAGAGGTATCACAAAAGTAGAAGTCATCACCGAAGAGCCATTACTTGGCAGTCTACTAGCATCAGTGTGCCTGCTTGA